Below is a window of Klebsiella sp. RHBSTW-00484 DNA.
GAAATCGTAGAGGATGAGTTTAGAATAATAAACGAAGCAACTACTGATCCTTTGACAGGTATATGTAACCGGCGTTCTTTCGCCCTAATGACGGATGAATCGTTAAGAAAAGCCAAAAAAAAGAAAAAAACATTCTGTGTTCTGATCATAGATCTCGATAATTTTAAACCAATCAATGATAACTTCGGTCATTCAGAAGGTAATGAAGTACTTTGCAATTTTGCAGATATGCTGGAAGATCTTAGTAGTTCAAAAAGCGTTGTTGCAAGATTAGGAGGTGATGAATTTGGTGTTCTATTACCCGAGTCAACCTATAAAGAAGCAGAAGAATTCCTTCATAAATTGAGGGCCGGGATTACCAGCTACAATCTTAATTCTCAAAAAAAATACAACATAGATTTTTCTGCAGGGATTATTGAATATGATGAGAAAATTCATACTGAACGCTCTGCTATCATGCAGGATGCAGACGAAAGAATGTATGAAATTAAAAAGGGAAAACGATAGTATATGAAAAAATAGGGCATACAGCCCTATTTTTTTTGGCCCCTCAAAAAATCAATCAGTTGATCACCTGACAAAGGCTTCGAATAATAATAACCTTGAAATTCATCGCAATTCATATTTTTAAGCAATTCAAACTGTTCATTATTTTCCACACCTTCTGCTACTATACCTAAACTGAAAGCTTTTCCAAGAGACACTATGAATCGCCACGGATAATCTAGACACTTCCGAGCCGTTGATAATACTGGTTTTCATATTCTGTCGATGACATCTGTTCGCTAGAACCATGCCGACGCTTACTGTTATAAAACATTTCGATGTAATCAAAAATATCACTGCGGGCTTCTTCCCGCGTTCCGTAGATCTTTTTCTTTATCCGTTCACGTTTCAACAACTGGAAAAAACTTTCTGCAACCGCATTATCATGGCAGTTACCGCGACGGCTCATGCTACCCTCCAGGCCGTGTGATTTCAGGAACGACTGCCACTCATGGCTTGTGTACTGACTGCCCTGATCCGAATGAACCAGCACCTGATTTTCGGGATTACGCCGCCATACAGCCATCAGCAGTGCGTTCAGGACAATGTCCTTTGTCATCCGGGATTGCATGGACCAGCCGATAATTTTGCGTGAGAACAGATCAACAACAACGGCAAGATACAGCCAGCCTTCGTGGGTCCTGATGTAGGTTATGTCCGTTACCCAACGCTCATCAGGAGCATCCGGATTGAACTGTCGCTGGAGCCTGTTGGGTGACACGATACTGGCCTCGCCTTTACGTGCCCGCGGGCTCCGGTATCCGACCTGAGCCTTTATTCCGACACGTTTCATCAGTCTCCAGACTCTGTTTACTCCGCACTGTTGCCCGCTGTCACGCAGATCCAGATGGATTTTGCGATAACCATAGACGCATCCCGATTCCAGCCAGAACTGTTTAATCTGTCCTGTCAGTCTCAGGTCTGCCTGATGGCGTTGTGAATGCGGCTGCTGAAGCCAGGCGTAAAAACCACTGGGATGAACATCCAGCACCCGACAGAGCAGGCGAACAGGCCAGCAACAGGAGTTGTCACGGATAAAGGCGTACCTCAGTCGGACAGCTTTGCGAAGTACGCCGCGGCTTTTTTTAATATGTCCCGTTCGTCGGTAACCCGTTTCAGCTCTTTCTGGAGACGGCGGATCTCGGCCTGAGCATCTGACTGTTCTTTATTAGTGGAAGAATCCGGACCGTACTTCTTTATCCAGGCATAAAGGCTGTGGGTGGTGATATCGAGACGTGTTGCAACGCTGGCAACAGAATAACCGCGATCAACAACCTGTTTAACTGCTTCAGTTTTAAACTCTTCGGGATAACGCTTACCGCTCATGGGCACCTCTCTTTAAGCCATCTTAAATGACTCTGAGGTGTCTGTTAAACCCGTGACGATTCAATCCCCGCCATGTATTCCTGTGACGATGCTGATGAGGTCATATCTGACATGTTCATTTCAGAATGTTCAGCAGAAATGGCTGGCAGGGATAACATTAATATTACAAAAAGGGTGTTTTTGATTTTCATATAATAATTCCTTTCAGACAGGTACCGGTTAAGTGTAGCTGAGTCAGACAAAAAAGCCCCCTGACGGGGGGCAAAAATGTAGCAACGTTGTTTCAGGAAAATCTATCAGGGAAAAGGTAACAGCACGGATACTACCGTCGCATTCAGCCTGCATTGATCATGCGGCGGTGCGCTTCGGCCATGGCCTGATGTGGGCCGGATTGCCCGTTATTCATGAATTCATGGGCAACCGCTGCTCTTTCATGCTCATTCATCGCCGCGTAAGACGTTGACGGGACGGTCGTGGATACCGTGTTATTTCCCATCATCTTCTGATGACTTTCCACCATTTTCTGGTGCGCATCCGCCGAGCCGTTCGTCATGGTTTCATGAGCAATAATGGCCTGTTCATGCTGGTCCATACCGGTCATACGAGGAGCAGTCCCCTGGATCCCGACAGGAGCCGCAGCAGACTGCATCTGGTGAGCAGGAGCCTGTGCATTGTTGACGCGATCATGGATATTCACGGTTTCAGTGGCCCAGGCCGATGAAATTAAACCAAAGCCCAGCAAAGATGCTAATACGATATTTTTCATGATAACTCTCCATTTCTGAATTAGTGATGTCCGGGGAAGTACAACCGGTGTTTTCAGTTCCATAACTGAAACAAGTTCGGCAGCGTTTATTTCTCCGGAAGAGGGCTGGATATTCATTTCCTGGCGTACTCTGACGCCGGGTATTGATGAAGCAATCCAGCCTTCCTGATAAGTTGCACTAATTATATCGAATGGCTTCTGTTTGCTGCATGACAGGCTAATGACATCTTTGTCATTTACATCTTTATTTTCAGCATTGGGTTTCCGGGATCATTTTCTCCAGTCTGGGCACGGATAAGATAAAACGCGTGGAGCGTACGTCTGATTCCACCTGCACTCTTCCGTGATGTGCTTCCACGATTGACTTCACAATCGCAAGGCCGATGCCGCTGCCTTCTCCTTTTCGTTGTCTGGATGGATCCACCCGATAAAAACGGTCAAACAGCCTTGATAAATGTTCTTCAGGGATCGGTTTCCCTGGATTTTCAATCACAAGGTCAAAAAAGCTCTCCTGCTTTCTTATTGAGACGGTGATGGCCTGTCCCTCCGGGGTATAACGCAGGGCATTGGATAACAGATTATTGATCGCTCTTCTGAACATTTGTGGATCTCCCTCAACCAGGCAGGGCATCCCGTTAAATTTGAGCGTGATATTGCGTTCTTCGGCCCAGGCTTCGAAAAACTCGAAGACTTTCATGACTTCTGCTCTGAGGTCAAAACGGACCCTGTCAGGTATAAGCTGGTTATTGTCCGCCTGTGCCAGAAACAGCATGTCGCTGACCATTTTGGTCATCCGGTTATACTCTTCAAGACTGGAGTAGAGGACATCCTCAAGTTCCTTCTGGGTTCGATCCTGACTCAGTGCGATTTCAGTCTGCGTCACCAGATTGGTGATGGGCGTTCTGATCTCATGCGCGATATCGGCAGAGAAATTGGCCTGGCGGGTAAAGACGTCCTCAATCTTTCCAATCATATGATTGAACGAGATAACCAGTTGCTCCAGCTCAATGGGAACGCGTGTCGGTTCCAGCCGCGCATCAAGATTCTCGGAGGTGATGTTTTTAATGGCATTGCTGACATTACGAAGGGGCAGGTGCCCCTGACGGACAGCGATGCGAATGATCAGAACAATCAGCAGGCTTATCACGACGGCGATCGCAATCAGATTTTTTTTCAGCGCATCGAGGTAATGGAGATGGAAATTAATGGAGAGGCCAGTCAGCATGACATAATTCTGCTGTTTGCCCTGAAATATCGCCTGGCCAGAGGAGGCGATAATCCGGTATGTTTCCATCTTCATTTCAGACCCGGTATCCATCGGTCTCGCAGGATCCTCCACCGTCCAGAGAAAGACATCCCGTGCGCGGCTGTGCTCGCTAAAATCTGCGGAATTCACGGCCGGGTGTAGTGCCGCCCCCTGCGCTGAACTAAAGAGCACTTCCCCCCTGGGATTGAGGAGCAAAAGGGCAACGTTGCGGTAGCTGGCAATCGACTCCTTTATTTTGCTTACTTTTTTTTCATCCGGATCCACCGGGGACTGCAGTATACGGTTCAGGGTAGTGCTGATTTGTTGAAGATCGCTGACATCCTGCTCGGCAAAATGATTTTCAACAGAATGCAGCATAAACCAGGTGAAGGCGATAAAAGCCAGTATCGTGGACAGGCTGATAAAAAAGGTCAGCCGCAGGGCGAGTGAGAAAGGGCGCCTGGAAGGTTTGCTATGCATCCGGGGCCTCCAGTATATAGCCCACGCCCCGGACAGTCTGGATCAGCTTTGTCCCGTAATCGTTGTCTATTTTAGCGCGGAGTCGCTTTACGGCGACATCAATCGCGTTAGTGTCGCTGTCAAAATTCATGTCCCAGACCTGAGAGGCAATCAGGGAGCGGGGAAGAACCTCGCCCTGATGGCGAATGAAGAATTCCAGCAGGCTGAACTCTTTACTGGTGAGCACAATGCGGTTTCCGGCGCGACTGACTTTTCTGGATACGAGATCCATCGAGAGATCAGCCACCCTAAACTGGTTTTCCGTGATCATCGTGTTTCCCCGCCTCAGAAGGGTTCTCACCCGGGCCAGCAGTTCGGCAAACGCAAAGGGTTTAACCAGATAATCGTCCGCACCCAGTTCCAGTCCTTTGACCCTGTGTTCGATCGTGCCGAGGGCCGTCAGTAGTAAGACCGGCATACCCTTTCCGGCAGTGCGCAGCATGCGGATGATATCCCAGCCGTTCACATCAGGCAGCATGATGTCCAGAATGACTAAATCATACTCGGCTGTCATGGCGAGATGATATCCGGTAAGACCATTATCAGCGTGATCCACCACGAACCCTGCCTCTGTAAGCCCTTTGCTGAGATATTCACCTGTTTTAATTTCGTCTTCGACGATCAATATTTTCATCTTGCTCCCCGTCTGGCTGCTAATGTCATTCTATTGCGCACACGATCGTAATCAACGAATTACCG
It encodes the following:
- the silR gene encoding copper/silver response regulator transcription factor SilR, producing MKILIVEDEIKTGEYLSKGLTEAGFVVDHADNGLTGYHLAMTAEYDLVILDIMLPDVNGWDIIRMLRTAGKGMPVLLLTALGTIEHRVKGLELGADDYLVKPFAFAELLARVRTLLRRGNTMITENQFRVADLSMDLVSRKVSRAGNRIVLTSKEFSLLEFFIRHQGEVLPRSLIASQVWDMNFDSDTNAIDVAVKRLRAKIDNDYGTKLIQTVRGVGYILEAPDA
- a CDS encoding IS3 family transposase (programmed frameshift), whose protein sequence is MSGKRYPEEFKTEAVKQVVDRGYSVASVATRLDITTHSLYAWIKKYGPDSSTNKEQSDAQAEIRRLQKELKRVTDERDIFKKSRGVLRKAVRLRYAFIRDNSCCWPVRLLCRVLDVHPSGFYAWLQQPHSQRHQADLRLTGQIKQFWLESGCVYGYRKIHLDLRDSGQQCGVNRVWRLMKRVGIKAQVGYRSPRARKGEASIVSPNRLQRQFNPDAPDERWVTDITYIRTHEGWLYLAVVVDLFSRKIIGWSMQSRMTKDIVLNALLMAVWRRNPENQVLVHSDQGSQYTSHEWQSFLKSHGLEGSMSRRGNCHDNAVAESFFQLLKRERIKKKIYGTREEARSDIFDYIEMFYNSKRRHGSSEQMSSTEYENQYYQRLGSV
- a CDS encoding sensor domain-containing diguanylate cyclase, with the translated sequence MTNHKEENRLLSLYSMGILDTKSEERFDRLTRIATKLFDVPIALVSLIDRDRQWFKSCYGLKIKETDRSDSFCTIAVDLSEPLIVPDASLDPRFKENKLVKNDPYIRFYAGHPVRLPDGEIAGTICIIDTEPRVLTRDDFLLLKDLAEIVEDEFRIINEATTDPLTGICNRRSFALMTDESLRKAKKKKKTFCVLIIDLDNFKPINDNFGHSEGNEVLCNFADMLEDLSSSKSVVARLGGDEFGVLLPESTYKEAEEFLHKLRAGITSYNLNSQKKYNIDFSAGIIEYDEKIHTERSAIMQDADERMYEIKKGKR
- the silS gene encoding copper/silver sensor histidine kinase SilS produces the protein MHSKPSRRPFSLALRLTFFISLSTILAFIAFTWFMLHSVENHFAEQDVSDLQQISTTLNRILQSPVDPDEKKVSKIKESIASYRNVALLLLNPRGEVLFSSAQGAALHPAVNSADFSEHSRARDVFLWTVEDPARPMDTGSEMKMETYRIIASSGQAIFQGKQQNYVMLTGLSINFHLHYLDALKKNLIAIAVVISLLIVLIIRIAVRQGHLPLRNVSNAIKNITSENLDARLEPTRVPIELEQLVISFNHMIGKIEDVFTRQANFSADIAHEIRTPITNLVTQTEIALSQDRTQKELEDVLYSSLEEYNRMTKMVSDMLFLAQADNNQLIPDRVRFDLRAEVMKVFEFFEAWAEERNITLKFNGMPCLVEGDPQMFRRAINNLLSNALRYTPEGQAITVSIRKQESFFDLVIENPGKPIPEEHLSRLFDRFYRVDPSRQRKGEGSGIGLAIVKSIVEAHHGRVQVESDVRSTRFILSVPRLEKMIPETQC
- the silE gene encoding silver-binding protein SilE, which translates into the protein MKNIVLASLLGFGLISSAWATETVNIHDRVNNAQAPAHQMQSAAAPVGIQGTAPRMTGMDQHEQAIIAHETMTNGSADAHQKMVESHQKMMGNNTVSTTVPSTSYAAMNEHERAAVAHEFMNNGQSGPHQAMAEAHRRMINAG
- a CDS encoding EAL domain-containing protein, producing MSLGKAFSLGIVAEGVENNEQFELLKNMNCDEFQGYYYSKPLSGDQLIDFLRGQKK